In the Phaseolus vulgaris cultivar G19833 chromosome 7, P. vulgaris v2.0, whole genome shotgun sequence genome, one interval contains:
- the LOC137827833 gene encoding uncharacterized protein: MKFLECAALDRLNDFLDNLNLGERTIKGCLEAYSCKHAGTDKKLSISLETEILDYLGKSSDTDSSSPDQTLLTRISRKTLVYLVLTLYHIYPDYDFSAVKAHQFFSEESWDSFKQIFDTYMCEASKEWAETVGGTSLLDTLFKALDEVVKLVDCEIYGYIPDSEADPLLESGAIWSFNFLFYNRKLKRIVTFRFSCFSNLIADGLLVDEIHNEYDEEIFTDMDI, translated from the exons ATGAAGTTCTTGGAGTGCGCTGCTTTAGATAG GCTTAACGATTTTTTGGATAATTTAAATCTGGGAGAACGTACTATCAAAGGATGCCTTGAGGCTTACAGTT GCAAACATGCTGGAACGGATAAAAAACTCTCCATCAGTTTGGAGACCGAG ATTCTTGATTATCTTGGGAAATCATCTGACACTGATTCATCCTCACCGGATCAAACTTTATTAACCAGAATCAG CCGAAAGACATTGGTTTACCTGGTTCTTACTCTGTATCACATATATCCCGATTATGACTTCAG TGCAGTTAAAGCTCACCAGTTTTTCTCAGAAGAATCATGGGACAGTTTTAAGCAGATTTTTGATACCTACATGTGTGAAGCTTCAAAG GAATGGGCTGAAACTGTTGGTGGTACTTCTTTGCTGGACACCTTGTTCAAGGCCCTTGATGAG GTGGTGAAGTTAGTGGATTGTGAAATTTATGGCTACATCCCTGATTCTGAGGCAGACCCATTACTAGAAAGTGGAGCAAT ATGGTCCTTCAATTTCTTGTTTTATAATAGAAAGCTTAAGCGCATAGTAACATTTCGATTCAGTTGTTTTAG TAACTTGATTGCTGACGGGTTGCTTGTTGATGAAATACACAACGAATACGATGAAGAGATATTTACTGACATGGATATATGA